CGTGGCGGGCGGAGACGGGGGGTCCCAGGGaggaggcgggcgggcggagaCGGGGGTCCCCGGGaggaggcgggcgggcggagacgggggtccccggggggaggcgggcgggcggagaCGGGGGTCCCCGGGATGACGTGGGGGGCGGAGACGGGGGTCCCcggggggaggcgggcgggcggagaCGGGGGTCCCCGGGAAGAGGTGGGAGGGCGGAGGTGGGGCTCCCCTGGGAGGTCCCCGGGAGGAGGCGGGGGCGGAGACGGGAGGACGGTCTCAGGGAGGAGGCGGGGAGCGAGACGGGGGTGGTGGCGGgcgccggggcaggggcaggggttcCCCGGGAGGCAGAAGAGTCTGGCTGCGACCCCTGCGGCGTGGAGCCGGGCACCAGGTGGGCAGGGCGGTAGACGGACACCATCTCCCCTGCTGAGGCTCCGGGGGACCTCGGCGCCACCACTACTGACGTTTGGGGTCGCCTGGTTCATTGTTGTGGGGCCGTCCTGGGCGCACCGGGGTGTGGAGCGCCTGCGCGGTCTCCCCACTAGATGGCACTGGCTCCTCTTCTAGCTGTGACCCTAAATGGTCTGCGGTGCTCCGGGTtccctggggacagaggaggccTCGGTGGGGGACCGTGACCGTGACCGGAGATAGACACGATGGATGGATGATTGGCTCATTGAtatgatggatgatggatggtggatggagaggtggtgggtgggtgggtgggtgggtggagaggtGTGATGGAGGGATGATGGATGGTGCAGAggtggcaggtgggtgggtgggtggagagaCAAGGCGGTGCCTACGCAGACAAGGCGCATGGATAGAGCGGGTGGGTGCCTGGATGGACACACGGGTGGACGGACGGATGGACACGGATATGACGGGTACACAGACAAGCGTCTGTCCTGCCAGGCTTCTCCGCCCCGGGCACTGCGACAGCAGGGGCTGGTGACCGTGTGAGGCGGGGCGTCCCGGGCACGGCCTAGTGCTGAGCACTGTCGCCGTGTCCACCTGCCAGATGACACCAGCGCCCCACGCCGTTGTGACCACCGGCGGGCCCCGGCGACTACGCACACGTGCCCACCGCGCCACACCATACCCCTGTGTGTGCGTGTCCGTGTATATGCGGCGCAGGTGCGTTTGGACACAACCACTGATGACGCGTTTGGCTGCCGTTGTTACGTCTCCGCTTCATCCCCCTCAGTGTCCTGTGCGGGCCGCTGTCCCGTGAGGCAGCGGATGGGGGCTCCGAGCAGGCCGAGGCGCCCAGAGCCCGTGTGGGGTACAGAGGGGGACGCAGAGTGGgcgggagccggggtgggggtcGTGGGCCGGGGAAGCAGCTCCCAGAGCCTGCGGACCCTCCGCACGGATCGCAGGGGCCCCCGTCCCGTCCCGGGGGCTGTCCCCACAGAGGGCCGAGAACCAGAGCAGCGGCCGCAAATATCCCGCATCTTTCAGAAGTCGGGGCGGGCCAGGCCGAGCTTTCTCCGGCCCCGTCGTTTCTGTGCGCGGGCCCGCGTCTCATTTAGGGCCGCGCTGCGGTGCGGTGCCTTTAGGCTCGCGGGGAGGCTGCCCACGTAGCACAGCGCGTCCCCAGACGCAGGAAGGGGCCCGGCAGGCGTGGGATCGGGCTCCGGGGACAGGTGCCAGCAAGGTTCAAGCCCAGGGTCGTCTGCCCCCCAGCTCTGGGACCCCGGAGGAGTCCCTCCACCGCTTTGTGCCGCAGTTTACTCCTCTGCAAAGTGGACCCAACAGCTGCCCCGTCGTAGGAGCTCGAGCATGTGACAGACGGGGGGATGCCCGGGTGTGGGGTTGACCCGGGAGTCCCCGAAACCAGCCGAGCCATCACACAGCATGTCCCCGTCCCAAGCCCTCACCCTGTGCCTCTCTCGCATTTATTTACTCCCTCCCTGGAGGTACCTTCACGGCGTTGAAAGGCAACCTCGGCGACATTTACCGCGGCACACAGACGTCCAAAGAGGTCAGccgccccccaaaaaaagcaGCCAAGGTCAACCGTGGAAACCTTTTAGCAAGTCAGCGTGAGCCCGGTTGCGTCGCACGGTGGCCGCATAACTACGCCTTCTCACGTCTCGCTAAGTGGGAGGCGTTTTCTGGGCTGTGGTTTCCAGAAAGAGCGCACCGTGGAGGGTGGAAGGACGATCCCGGCGCCTTGTGATAGACGCCGGGTTCTAGACGTTCCGATCCTTCAGCGTCATCGTCAGCACCAAGGGTGTATGACCCCGCTGACGTCGCCAGGGCAGGAAGGACACGGGTGCGGAAGCAGAGATCCCGCGTGTGCTTGCCCGAGGCTGGCCGTCGGGGTGGGGAGCACTCGGGCGTCGGACGTCTCTTTGGGGCGACGGGAATACCCCAGAGCTGCCTTGTGGTGTTTCCGGGACAGCTCTGCGAGCGGGCCACAGGCCGGTGAACCGTGCGGTGGCTCGAGCCGGGGGCCGCGGTGCTCGGGGACCCAGGGACACACAGACGGACACGTTGTGCGTGACCGCGCGTGTATAGCAGGTGTCGCCTGTGTAGGGACGGCAAGCGGATGCTGGGCGGCGGGCCTGGGGTTGTCACAGCCTCCGTGCCGCAGGATGAAGAGTTCTGGACGCGGATGCTGGGGACGGTGGCACAGCGCCACGGATGCATTTGCGACCAGTGACCCGACGCCGTCACAGGGTTAACACGGTGGATCTTGTGTCtctgtattttatcacaatatacaaagaaatactcggaaggaaaagataagagaaaaaaaggacagataACGCCGGGAATGTTTGCTTCTTCCGTGTTCAGCGCTCTGGAGAGGTGACTGGGCAGAAATTGATGGTTTTGTGTGACGTCTACCGGGTCGCCTCTTTCTTTTTAGGGTAGATATTTTCAAACAGGCTCATAGGAAAGAGAATTATCGAATGGAAGCCCACATTCCCTCCACCCATCATCAGTGCTCAGGGTTCTGCCATTTTTCTTCCAGTCCCCCAAATGCGTTTGCAAGCTCACGtacatggatgtgtgtgtgcaagtgggaGTGCGTGCATGGATGGATGCCCACACGTGTGCATGCGTCAATAGGGTacattgtgtgcatgtgtgtgtgcatgcatgtgtgtgtgcatgcatgcatgtatatggGTGCACACGGGTATGtgtctgtgcatgtatgtgtgtgcatataagactgtgcatgtgtgtataggGTACATTCTGTATAcccgtgtgtgcatgtgtgtgtgtgcatgtgcatggatGATATCTGCGTGCATGCGTGTATATGGGTGCacatgggtatgtgtgtgtgcatgtatgtgcgtGTGCATATAAGACTGTGCATTTGTGTATAGGGTACATTGTGTGTAcccgtgtgtgcatgtgtgtgtgtgcatggatggatacgtgcatgcatgcatgtatatggGTGCACACGGGTATGtgtctgtgcatgtatgtgtgtgcacataagactgtgcatgtgtgtataggGTACATTGTGTATacccatgtgtgcatgtgtgtgtgcgtgtgcatggaTGATATCTGCATGCATGCGTGCATATGGGTGCACatgggtatgtgtgtgcattatgtgcatgtgcatataaGAGTGTGTGCATGGATGGATCCccacgtgtgtgcatgcatggatAGGGTaccttgtgtgcatgtgtgtgtgtgcatctatgTGTGCGTGCATGAATGGATGCATGCATGAATATGGGTGCACACgggtatgtgtgtgcatggatAGATGCCCACATGTGTGCATGCGTCGATAGGGTacattgtgtgcatgtgtgtgtgcatggatggatacgtgcatgcatgcatgtatatggGTGCACACGGTTATGtgtctgtgcatgtatgtgtgtgcatataagactgtgcatgtgtgtataggGTACATTGTGTATAcccgtgtgtgcatgtgtgtgtgcatggatggatatctgtgtgcatgcatgtatatgGGTGCACGTGggtatgtgcgtgtgcatgtatgtgtgtgaatataaGAGTGTGTGCATGGATGgatgcccgtgtgtgtgtgtgcggatATGGTACATTGTGTGCACGCATGTgcgtgcatgtatgtgcatgcatggatggataccgcgtgcatgtgtgtatgtgggtacatggtgtgcatgcatgtatagGGTAcattgtgtgcgtgtgtgtgtgcacggaTGGATGAGTGCATGCCTGTATATGGGTGCATGCAGGTATGTGCATGCGTGGATGCCCACACGTATGCATGCACGTACATGGGTATATcgtgcatatgtgtgtgtccATGGATGGATGCCCACACGCATGCATGAATGTGTGTATGCGTGCATGAGCACATGAATGGATGGACACCTGCATTCACGCATGTGTGTACATGGgtacatgcatgtgtgcgtgtgtatgagTGCAGGGAGGATGGATGCCCACATGCGTGCATGTGTATACGGGTGCATTGTGTGCATGTACGTGCAGACACGTATGTGTGTGCGTGGATGGGTGCCCGCATGATGCACGAACGCGGGTCCATGCGTGTGCACCCATGTGTCTGCTCTAGTATTTTAAGCCAAGCATCAAACGTCATATCATGAGACACACGGACATTCACACACGTATCTCTTACAAGAAAAGGATTTCTTTCTTGTTAGGGCGCCACCGTCCCAGGCAACAAACCCTCGATGGCATCGCGTGCCCTCCGCGGGCTGTGTTGCCCCGACGCAGGCCGCGTGCTTCCCAGCACCCCGACTGGGCCATCGGAGGAGAGCCTTGAGGTTGGAGACCCCAGGGTCTGGCCGAGGGCAGCGCGCGCTCCAAAGCGACGTGGGCGCCGTCGTTGGGCAGCAGGGGGCTCCGAGGTCAGAATGGGGAACGTGCTCACCTCCCGAAAGGGGAGACAATGGGGTGGCGCCCGGGTGTTAGGTGTCGGgcgcccctgcctctccccctgcagcAGGAGCCCAATCCGGGCATCACATCTTTCCAGAAAGCCCCCAAGCCGTGCGTACCCCCAACACGTCATACTTTTATTTGATACTTAACAGGCAGACAGGTGGAGTTTCTGGGCGCACACGCACGAGGCACACGCGGTCGGCGTGTCGAGCCAGCAGCAAGGCCCGTCCTGGCATTTCGGGCTCCAGCACAGACTCCGTGGCGCGAAGCCACGACCTCTGCGGCTGGGAAGAGGCCCCGTCCCCTAGCTAATGCGGCCGCTGCCCGCTTACAGGACGGTGGCCCCGGGGCCAGTCCCCTCTGTCCTCCCGACGGCGTCGGGGCCCTGACATCCTGCGGCGGCGGACGATGTTATGTAGACGGGCTTCGTCCCGTTCACGCCGTGAGGCGCTCCGTGCGGCTGCTTTGAGGTTCTCACAGCTTCGGCGCAGCGGACAGGCCAGGCCCACGCCCAGAGCGCGGGTGGGGGCGTCCTGCTGGCTCCGGACTTCCGACCCTGGATGCTGCTGCCTCGAAGATGCTTTCTAGGGTTTAAGACAGTCGGGGGACGTGCTTACTTGGTTGCAGAATCCAGGTCGCTAAGGCCAGGCTTCTTGGAGTCACctgggcctccccccacccccaagcccccccAGGTAAATGCCTCTGCAAGTAAGTCTCAAGGGGTCTCTCCAAAGGGTCCTTACGGTGGCCTTGGACTCCGTGCTCACAGCTGGGCATTCAGGACCAAGTGGCTTCGATGCCGTCCCCGGCAGGGACCTTCTGGGTGCAAGGCGGTGGGTGATGACCGTGGTGACAGTGTCGACGGGCCCCCAAGCCCGAGTCTCAGGCCCCAAGGGCATGCACAGCCTGGGCTCGCCCACTTTCCACCTGCAGGGgcgcagggcaggggtgggaatGTGGGTCTCGTCCCAGGGCCACACCTTCCTCCCGCCGGAGCCGTGCGTGCGTCTCCGGTTACTCCCCGGAGCAGGTGCCCTGTGAAGGGCGGCCGTGTGCATGGCGTGGGACTCCACGCGGGGACGTCACCGTGTGCAGAAAGGCAACGAGGGCACGGGGCATCTCAGGTGCCACCGCCCCGGGGACCCTCCTGGAGGCTCTGTGCCCCGCATTCACCCCGCGAGTTACGAGGGCCAACCCCGGAGGAGACGCCTTGTCTTGTCTTCCGGAGAGCCCTGCACACCACATCCCGTCCCAGCTCTGGAGACAGGACGTCTCAGGTCCAGGGACTCCGGGGAGGGTCCCTCCCGCCTCTTCCAGCGTCTGGGGCCCCAGGCGTCCCCGGGCTGGCGGCTGCGTCCCTTCGGTCCCCGCCTCCGCCCTCACGGGGCTCCTCCTCTGCGTCTGCagctcctcttctgtctcttcctgtcGTTGGATTTAGGGCCACCCCGATGCAGGGAGGTCACGTTCTGAGCTCCTGGATGCACACGGGTTTGGGGTCACTACTTGGTCCCGGACAGCCGTGGGCGCTCTTACGTGTAGGGTCGGTGGTCTGGCCAGGCGCCCGGGTCCCAGAGGGCTCCTTGGGTGAGGCGAGGTGCACGAGGTCAGCCCACACCCTGGGAGGACTCACACGTGGCTCAGCGGCTGTCACCCGGcgggaggaggaggctgagaaCCGTCCGGAGGGCGCCTCGGGGCCTGGAGACGTCCGGGACCCCAGTGGTGGCAGCAGCCGGCCATCGTCGTTCACGGAACTCATCGTCAGCAGCCTGTGCTCCAGCTGGAGGCCCTGCACCCGCGCCTCCTGCGTGGTTGCCCGCCGCGTGCGGACGTGGGGAGTCGTGACATTTTGGAGAACGTGAGCCTGGAGGAACCAGAGTCACCAACCCGTTTGGAAGCCCTTGTGGTTGCTCCTGGCAGGGGGGGGCCCTTTGCCATAGCAGcgcggggagggggtgctggtGAGCTCCGGGAGCACAGAGGTCAACAGGGGCACGTCTACCCGCGTCTGGGGTCACGCACACTGACCGAGGCTGCTCTGCACGCGCGGTCCAGGCTGTCCAGGGTCTCCAGCAGCAGGTGCACAGAGCAAGGCCGGCGGACGCTGGGGACCCAGGGGGACCGGGATGGGCCGGCTGAGCGCGTGGTCAGGGTGGGTGCTGGGCGTCAGGGAGCCAGCACCGTGCGTCCTGCACCGCTGCAGCGCCCTCCGTGCCCCAGCGGCGGCCTGtgcgcacctgcagccccgggggagggggcggcgcggggctcAGAACACGCTCTCCTGCCTCCTGAGGGCCGGCCGGCCCGGACCCTCCAGCCCGTCGCCGTGGCCGCTGGACATGGAGCGCGCCGACAGCGTCCGCGGCGAGAACAGGCTGTCGCGCCCCGCGTCCCGGCAGGTGGCCGGCAGCGGCCCGTAGCCCAGGTAGCGCCGCAGGCGCAGCTGGAACTCGCGGGAGGCGAAGTAATACACGAAGGGGTCCAGGCAGTTGTTGACGCAGCTGAGGCACAGCGTGAGCTTGTACACGTGGTAGTAGCTGCGGCCCAGGAAGAGGCGGCTGACCATGTGCACCAGCAGCACGAAGTTGTTGGGCGCGAAGCAGGTGACGAAGGCCAGCAGCACCACGAAGGCCAGGCTGACGGCGCGGCGGCGCTGGACCCGGCCCTGCGGGTCGGAGGCGCGCAGCAGCGTCAGGATGGTGGCCGTGTAGCAGGCCACGGTGACCACGAAGGGGATGAAGAAGAGCACGATGAAGAGCGTGAAGAGGAAGATGGCCCACATGGCCACGCTGGGCAGCATGGTGGACTTGAGCACGTCGAAGCAGGTGACGATGCCCAGCTCCTCCACGGCGTAGGTGAGGTCGGTGCGCGCCAGCGGGGACAGCGCGACCAGGAGCAGCAGCCACGCGGCGGCGCAGGCGGCCACGGCGTAGCGGCGGCGGCGCCAGGGCGCGGAGGCCAGCGGGTACACGACGCCCAGGAAGCGCTCCACGCTGATGCACGTCATGGTGAGGATGGACGAGTACATGTTGGCGTAGAAGACCACGGTGACCACGTTGCACAGCACCTCGCCGAACACCCAGTGGTTGCCGTTGCGGTGGTAGTAGATCTGGAAGGGCAGCACGCTGGCCAGCATCAGGTCCGTGACGCTCAGGTTGATCATGAACACCACGGACGGCGACTTGGGCCCGATGTGCCGGCACAGCACCCACAGCGAGAACAGGTTGCCCGGGATGCTCACCACCGCCACCAGCGAGTACACCACGGGCAGGGCCACCGCGATGACGGGGTCGCGCAGCATCAGGATGGTGGCGTTGTCCGGCCCCGACACGTTCATGTCCATGGTGGCGCCGGTGCCGCGGGACGCGGTCTGCAAGGCAAGGGGCGCTCGGGTGAGGGATGCGGGGGGGGCTGCCCCGGGCGCTCCCCGCACTTTGCCGCCACACCAGGGCCCGGAGCGGTGCGGTGCTTCCCCGTGGAAGCCCGGAGGACGTGCGCACGGCAGCATGCCAAGGGACTGACCCGCTTTCCGGGTGCAAACCCTGGCCGGGTGGGGGGGCACCCCGGGGCCCGCTGGCTACGACTGCTGCCCTGGATGGCCACTCAGGGGCACTGGGCCGCGGCAGGGACACCCCGCCACCTGCCCCGCTGGCACCCTGCACAGAGCGGCCTTGCTTCCTCCGCCCTTGCGCCTCACGGGACACGGTGGCTCTGCTCCCCCGCAGCGGGGACCCTGATCTTGGGGGATCATCATCACcgacggggtgggggggttggagACCCCGATGGGGCTCTGGGAGGGCGTATGGACACTGCACAGTGCTCATAGGTGATGGGGGGGGGCTTTGGAGACCCCGACGGGGCTCTGGGAGGGGCACACACACACCGCGCAAGGTGGTCATAGGTGATGGGGGGGCTTTGGAGACCCCAACGGGCTCTGGGAGGGGCGCAGGCACACCCGCAGGGTGCTCATAGGTGATGGGGGGCTTTGGAGACCCCGACGGGCTCTGAGAGGGGCGCATGGACACTGCGCAGGGTGCTCATAGGTGATGGGGGGGCTTTGGAGACCCCGACGGGCTCTGGGAGGGGCGCACGCACACCCGCAGGGTGCTCATCACCGACTGGGGGGGGGCTTTGGAGACCCCGACGGGCTCTGGGAGGGGCGCACGCACACCCGCAGGGTGCTCATCACCGACTGGGGGTGCTTTGGAGACCCCGACGGGCTCTGGGAGGGGCGCATGGACACCTGCAGGGTGCTCATCACcgccggggtgggggtgaggggctttGGAGACCCCGACGGGCTCTGGGAGGGGCGCACACACACCCGTAGGGTGCTCATCACCGACTGGGGGGGGCTTTGGAGACCCCAACGGGGCTCTGGGAGGGGCGCACGCACACCGCGCGGG
The window above is part of the Vulpes lagopus strain Blue_001 chromosome X, ASM1834538v1, whole genome shotgun sequence genome. Proteins encoded here:
- the P2RY8 gene encoding P2Y purinoceptor 8, whose amino-acid sequence is MDMNVSGPDNATILMLRDPVIAVALPVVYSLVAVVSIPGNLFSLWVLCRHIGPKSPSVVFMINLSVTDLMLASVLPFQIYYHRNGNHWVFGEVLCNVVTVVFYANMYSSILTMTCISVERFLGVVYPLASAPWRRRRYAVAACAAAWLLLLVALSPLARTDLTYAVEELGIVTCFDVLKSTMLPSVAMWAIFLFTLFIVLFFIPFVVTVACYTATILTLLRASDPQGRVQRRRAVSLAFVVLLAFVTCFAPNNFVLLVHMVSRLFLGRSYYHVYKLTLCLSCVNNCLDPFVYYFASREFQLRLRRYLGYGPLPATCRDAGRDSLFSPRTLSARSMSSGHGDGLEGPGRPALRRQESVF